In Sphingomonas profundi, the sequence GGATGTGGCGCTTCGCATCGATCAGCCGCGCCGTCGTGTCGCCGATAGCGAGGCTCCGGAGCGAGGGACGGGCCGGCCGCTTGTGCTTGCGGCCGGCATCGTCGTCCCAATTGGCGCGGCCGTTCGCGTCGCGCAGCAGCAGCAGGCGCGCGCCCTCTATCTCCACCGCGCGCGGGCGGAAGCGGCCGATCAGCAGCGGCAGCGCGGCGAAGCGGATGCGGGCGCGGGCGATCCGCGCCAGCGGCGCCGTGCCGAAGCCGGCCGGCTGGCCGATCGTCAGCCCTTCGAGCTCGACGGTCGGCATCAGCGACAGAAAGTCGACGCGGTGCGCCCGCGCGATCGTCACCGGCCGCCCGGCCAGGCGCGAGAGCGGCCCCGCCGCGCTTCCGGCGACGAACCCCCAGGGAAACGCCGCCAGCGCCAGCAGCAGCGCCAACACGATGCCGATCGCCCAGCCGGCGATCCGGGCGGCGCGCGGGATGGGCCGGCGGCCCGCGGGCGTTCCGCTCAGCACCGGCCGGGTATCGCGCGCTGGCCGGGCATCGGCGGTCGTCCTCCTGTTGCGCCGGCGCGGCGCGCTTCCGTCTGCCGCACAACCATCGTCCCCCTGCCGGCGGTTCCATGGCGATCGCGCGATCGGCGCTGGTCTGGCGCGCGGGCCGATGCGATGATCGGCGGCGTGGGCGGTGCGGCTGGGGGGCGATGTGCATCCGACGGAAGTGTTCGAACTCGTCATCGCCATGCTGCTGGCGATCCTGGCGCTGCATTATGCCGCGCACCGGCTATCCCTGCCGCCGGCCGTGGCGCTGCTGATCGGTGGCGGCGCGCTGGCCTTCGTGCCCGGACTGCCGGCGATCGCGCTCGATCCGGAGCTGGTGCTGGTGATCTTCCTGCCGCCGCTGCTGATGGATGGCGCGTGGTTCACCGCCATCGCCGACTTCCGCCGCCATCTGGCGGGCATCCTCTCCCTGGCGGTCGGCGCGGTGGTCTTCACCACGGCGGTGGTCGCGGTCGTCGCCCACATGCTGGTGCCGGCGCTGCCGTGGGCGGCATGCGTGGCGCTGGGCGCGATCGTCTCGCCGCCCGATGCGGTGTCGGCGCGCGCCGTGCTGCAGCGCGTGCGGCTGCCGCGCCGGCTGGCGGCGCTGCTGGAGGGCGAGAGCCTGCTGAACGACGCCACCGGCCTGGTGCTGTTCCGCTTCGCCGTCGCCGCCACGCTCACCGGCGCGTTCAGCCCCGGCGCGGCGCTGGGCAGCTTCGTGCTGCTGGTGGCGGGCGGGGTGATCGTCGGCGCGGCGATCGGCGGGCTGTGGGCGCTGCTGGTTCGGAAGCTGGGCGACGACTATCTGATCGTCGCCGCCTCGATCCTCGTCTGCTGGGCCGCCTATCTGGCCGGCGAGGCGCTCCACGTATCGGGCGTGATCGCCACGGTGACGGCCGGGCTCGTCTGCGGCTGGTATCAGCATGTGCTGTTCACCGCCAGCGTGCGGCTGCGCGGCGTCGCCTTCTGGCAGGTGATGGTCTTTCTGCTCGAAGCCTCGGTGTTCATCCTGATCGGGCTGTCGCTGCGCGGCGTGCTCGATCGCGTCGGCGGGCTCGGCGTGGTGGTCGATCGGATGGCGCTGCCGGTGCTGGCGATCGTCGCCGCGCTCACCCTCGCGCGGTTCGCCTGGGTGTTCGGCGCGGATGCGGTGCTGGCGCTGCTCGCCCGCCTCGGCCGCCGCTCCGTCGCGCCGCTCGGGCCGCGCGCGGCGACGGTGATGGGCTGGGCCGGCATGCGCGGCGTGGTGACGCTGGCCGTGGCGCTCACCCTGCCCGCCGCAATGCCGGGGCGCGACCTGATGCTCGTCACCGCCTTCGCCGCGATCCTGGTGACGGTGCTGGTGCAGGGCACCACCCTCGGCCTCGTCATCCGCCTGGTGGCCCCGCGCGAGGATGCGGCGGCGCGGCCGACGTTGGACCTGATCGAGGCCGAGCGCGCGATGCTGCGCGCGCAATATGAGGCGGTGGAGCGCGTGGCCTATGCGGCGGACGGCAGCCTGCTCCACCCCCGCCTGCTCGACAGCTACCGCCGGCGCGCGACCATATCGGCCGAGTTCAGCGGTACGGATGAGGAGCGCGAGCACGCCATCGCCTCCCACTATGACGTGATCCTCGCCGCCGTGGCGGCCGGCCGGGCCGAGCTCGTGCGGCTGCACCGCGCCCAGGCGATCGCGGACGAGACGCTGCACGATCTCGAACGCGACCTCGATCTGGAGGAGATGGGGGCGATCGCCGCGAAGGGCTGATCGCGCATCCCTCTGCCGCCGCGCTCACTCGCCGAGCAGGATGTCCTCGATCGCCTGCCGCAGGTTGCGGATCGAGCCGCCGGTTTCGACGCGCGCCCGCAGCCGGCGAAGCAGGCCCGCCTCGTCCATCGCCGCATCCGCCCATGCGACGATATCGGGCGC encodes:
- a CDS encoding Na+/H+ antiporter, producing the protein MRLGGDVHPTEVFELVIAMLLAILALHYAAHRLSLPPAVALLIGGGALAFVPGLPAIALDPELVLVIFLPPLLMDGAWFTAIADFRRHLAGILSLAVGAVVFTTAVVAVVAHMLVPALPWAACVALGAIVSPPDAVSARAVLQRVRLPRRLAALLEGESLLNDATGLVLFRFAVAATLTGAFSPGAALGSFVLLVAGGVIVGAAIGGLWALLVRKLGDDYLIVAASILVCWAAYLAGEALHVSGVIATVTAGLVCGWYQHVLFTASVRLRGVAFWQVMVFLLEASVFILIGLSLRGVLDRVGGLGVVVDRMALPVLAIVAALTLARFAWVFGADAVLALLARLGRRSVAPLGPRAATVMGWAGMRGVVTLAVALTLPAAMPGRDLMLVTAFAAILVTVLVQGTTLGLVIRLVAPREDAAARPTLDLIEAERAMLRAQYEAVERVAYAADGSLLHPRLLDSYRRRATISAEFSGTDEEREHAIASHYDVILAAVAAGRAELVRLHRAQAIADETLHDLERDLDLEEMGAIAAKG